The DNA window CACGGGGACGAGCTCAGAACGGCGGGTCGATGTCCCAGCGTGCCCGATGATCGAACTCCTCGGGGTCCTCGATCTCGAGGTCGACGGGGCCCCACTCCTGCATGATCCGGGCCGCCTCGCCGCAGCGCTCCATCTCCTCCATCATGCTCAGCCATCGGTAGTGCTCCCAGGACTCGGTCATGGCGGCGGCGATGCGGGGCGTGGCGAGATCAAGGCGTGGTGGCACGGTGGTGCGGACGAGGGGTGGGGAGCCGACGGTCCAGGTGGTGGAGCCGTCGGGTTCTCGGACCGGGTCGATGCGCCTCGCGGTCTTGAAGTCGTGATGACCCCAGTGCAGCCGGTGGAGGTTGTCGAGGCTGGTGGGTCCGCCACGTTCGGGGTGTTCGTGGTCGAACTCCTCGATGTGGTCGTTCTCCGCGCCATCGGTGGTGCCCTTCGTGCAGCCGGGGACGGCGCAGCGAGGAGTGGTCAGGCGCAGGTGCTCGACCATCTCGGGGCTGGGGCGATAGCGCTGGGCGGGGAGCTCGAGGAACCTGCCGGTGAGCGGGTCGGTGAACACCCGGTGCCAGACGGGCTCGGTCTCGGCGAGCGCACGGGACATCGCCGCGGGCAGCGGGGTGATGCCGTCGTACGTGGCGGGGGTGTCGTCCAGGCCCATGAGGGTGAGCACGGGGATCACGACGTTGACGCGGTGGCGGGGAGCGGGCACCTCGACCCCGGCGGTGTCGAGCAGGGTGCGGTGGATGATCGCGTAGCGCAGGGCGGCCTGCGACATGGTCGTGCCGTCGCGGGCGACGTCTCCGTCGAGGTCGAAGGGGATCGGCGCGCCCTGTTCGAGGGCGTGGCGCTGCTGGGTCTGGACAGCTCTCGAGGCGGCATCGAGCCGGCGGGCGAGGGAGAGGATCTCGGGGATCGGGCCGGTGATGCGGAGGGAGGCGACACCGTCGTCACGGCCGCTGGACTCCACGGTGACGTCCCGGGAGTGCTCCGGGCACTGGCGCGGCTCCTGACGCTCGCACCAGGCGATCACCTGGCGGAGCTCGTCGCGGAAGCGGTCCGCCGGGATGGAGGCGAGGTCCCATGCGGCGATGCGCCGATCGACCTCCTCGCGCTGGAAGGGCGTCAGATCGCCGACGGCCCTCAGCATCCGCCGGTGCCAGTCCTTCGGCATGTCCCCGGCGGAGAGCCGTTCGAAGGTGCGGGGCATCTCGGTGAACGCCCTGTGCGCCTCGCGGATCCGGGAGGCGGCGGCAGCGGTGGTGGTGCGCAGGGCGATCGCGATGGCGAGACTGCGCTCCTCGCGATCGTCGGCGAGATCCGGATCCTCGTGATCGATCCAGAACGGGGCGAGGTCGAGCAGGTGCCGGGCATGGCGCCGCGACTCCTCGCGCTCGCGCTCCATCATCCGGGTGATCGCGGCGGCGTCGGCGCTGCCGGCCTCGAGGTCTCCGCGCGAGAGCAGGGACTCCGCCGTGAGCGGCGAGCGCGCGCGGACACGGGAGGACGGGCGGGGTGCTGCCACGGTCATCATCTCCACCTCCTCGCGGGGGAATCCAGGCATGAAATGCCTGCAGAAGAACCTCACGGATCATCGTTCTTCAGGTCTCCATTTTATCCCGAGGAACCATTGAAACAAGACATCACCGCAGATGGGGACGGATTTGTGGATAACTCGCAATGGGGAGGAAAGAACACCCGACTCCACCGATCGACGCACAATTCATCCACATTTCCGGGGCGGCCTTGACGCCCCGCCCGAAGACGCCGCGTCAGCCCCGCAGCTCGAGGACCCAGCGCTCCACGGTCCGCGCCCCGTCGGCCGGATGGCGCTCGATCGCGCCCGTCGGCTCCGCGCCGAGACCCCGGGCGAGCGCGCGCGAGGGGTGGTTCGCCGGCGCGATCCGCAGCACCAGGCGGGCGATCCGCGCCTCCGCCCGGGCGCGCTCGACGATCTCGGCGGACAGGGCATGCCCCCATCCCTGACCGCGATGGCGGGCCAGGACCCAGTAGGTCAGCGCCGCCTCGCCGCGCTCGAGGCCCGGATCCAGGAGGTTCAGCCCGCCGCCGCCCACGAGGACGCCCGAGGTGCCGTCCGTCATCGCCGCGTACTCGCGGATCGGCCCATCGGCCCGCCACCGGGCGGCGCGCTCGAGGAAGTCCTCCAAGCTCTGCGCGGTCCAGCGCTCCCCCACGATCTCCCCGGCCAGGGCGGCGTCCTGCTCCGCGAGGATCGCCGCGGCGTGCTCGGGGCCGATCCGCTCGAGCCGGATCACCCGCGCAGGCGCTTCCCCAGGACGGCCTTCTGCTCCGACAGGGCGCCGATCACCTGCCATCCGCGGGCGAGGTAGAGGCGAT is part of the Brachybacterium ginsengisoli genome and encodes:
- a CDS encoding HNH endonuclease signature motif containing protein; protein product: MPGFPREEVEMMTVAAPRPSSRVRARSPLTAESLLSRGDLEAGSADAAAITRMMEREREESRRHARHLLDLAPFWIDHEDPDLADDREERSLAIAIALRTTTAAAASRIREAHRAFTEMPRTFERLSAGDMPKDWHRRMLRAVGDLTPFQREEVDRRIAAWDLASIPADRFRDELRQVIAWCERQEPRQCPEHSRDVTVESSGRDDGVASLRITGPIPEILSLARRLDAASRAVQTQQRHALEQGAPIPFDLDGDVARDGTTMSQAALRYAIIHRTLLDTAGVEVPAPRHRVNVVIPVLTLMGLDDTPATYDGITPLPAAMSRALAETEPVWHRVFTDPLTGRFLELPAQRYRPSPEMVEHLRLTTPRCAVPGCTKGTTDGAENDHIEEFDHEHPERGGPTSLDNLHRLHWGHHDFKTARRIDPVREPDGSTTWTVGSPPLVRTTVPPRLDLATPRIAAAMTESWEHYRWLSMMEEMERCGEAARIMQEWGPVDLEIEDPEEFDHRARWDIDPPF
- a CDS encoding GNAT family N-acetyltransferase; this translates as MIRLERIGPEHAAAILAEQDAALAGEIVGERWTAQSLEDFLERAARWRADGPIREYAAMTDGTSGVLVGGGGLNLLDPGLERGEAALTYWVLARHRGQGWGHALSAEIVERARAEARIARLVLRIAPANHPSRALARGLGAEPTGAIERHPADGARTVERWVLELRG